AATCTAAATCACATCTCGGATCTCTTCACTCGCGTGATCTTCTGGTACATTCGTCATGGTCAGTCCTCGGTTCTGGTTGGTTGATGTTCGTAATCAAATCCATACCAGAGCCAGAGCTGGCTCTCAATTGAGCGCATTAATTAGGACGTTATCAACCTTTGGGAGGGTCGCGGCCGAGGCGATGATGAACGGGATCCTCGTTGTTGGCAGCAATCGCGGTGCCCTGCCTGAAGTGATTGGCGACGGAGGAATCCCCCTGGAAATTCCTGAGCGAATTACGCCTAGCTCCCGCGAGTTGATTACAGCGGAAGAGCTTGTAGCTTGGGGCGACGCCATCACACGTCTGTGGGATGATCAAAGTTTACGCCAGAAAA
This window of the Bremerella cremea genome carries:
- a CDS encoding glycosyltransferase, which codes for MVSPRFWLVDVRNQIHTRARAGSQLSALIRTLSTFGRVAAEAMMNGILVVGSNRGALPEVIGDGGIPLEIPERITPSSRELITAEELVAWGDAITRLWDDQSLRQKMTRIAKVRSENWSVEQILADFELLVESLECSPNPDPSVMKDP